The following is a genomic window from Niveispirillum cyanobacteriorum.
CACCCGGCCAGCAGGGCCACCAGGGCGGTGGCGACAACGATCTTGCGAATCATTTTTCAGAACCTTTCTCGGATCATGCTTTGCCCCCGAACCATTCGCCGTCGGGCATTTCCGCCTGCGGACGGGTGCCATGCGGGGGACGGCATGGACAAACAACCCATGCTCCTTATCTTCGTGATGAATTCGGGCGCAACTATGACGAAGATCAAGCCATGACGCTGGAAAACGCCACCGACCCTTTCGCGCAGTTCCGGGCGTGGTTCGCCGAAGCCGAGACGGCAGAGATCAATGATCCAAACGCCATGTCAGTGGCCACCGTCGGCGCCAATGGCCGCCCGTCGGTGCGCATCCTGCTGCTGAAGGGCCTGGATGACCGGGGTTTCACCTTCTACACCAATACGCAAAGCCGCAAGGGCGACCAGTTGGAAGCCACGCATTTCGCGGCCCTGACCTTCCATTGGAAATCGCTGCGCCGGCAGGTGCGGATCGAGGGACCGGTGGAGCGGGTGACGGATGCAGAGGCCGATGCCTATTTCGCCAGCCGCCCGCGTGGCAGCCGCATCGGCGCCTGGGCCAGCCAGCAGTCACGTCCGCTGGACAGCCGCGCCACCCTGGAACAGGCCGTGGCCGATACCGAGGCGCGGTTCGATGGCGGCGAAGTGCCGCGCCCGCCGCATTGGACCGGCTTCCGCGTCGTTCCCGACCGGATCGAATTCTGGCAGGATCGCGAATACCGGCTGCATGACCGTATCCTGTTCACCCGCGCGGGTGAGGGGGAATGGGCAAAGGGCCGGCTTTATCCCTGATGTGAAGGTGCATGGTGGCGGGTACGGGTGACGCGACGGACAAGTATCGGCGGTGGGCCACCTATGCCAGCGTCACGGTCGCCCTGATCCTGATTGCGGCCAAGCTGGCCTCCTACATGGCGACGGGTGCCGTCGCCATCCTGTCCTCCCTGATGGACAGCTCGGTCGATCTGCTGGCCTCCATCGTCACGCTTCTGGGGGTCGCGCAGGCGCTGCGCGCCCCCGACACCACGCACCGTTTCGGCCATGGCAAGGCCGAGCCGCTGGCAGCATTGGCGCAGGCGGCGTTCGTGGCCGGGTCGGGCGTGTTCCTGGGCTATGAAGGTGTGGGGCGTCTTGCAGAGCCGCGCCCGGTGGAGAATGCCGAACTGGGCATCGCCACCATGGTCTTCGCCATCGTGATGACGGGCCTGCTGCTACTGGTGCAGCGCTGGGTGATCCGGCGCACGAAATCCATGGCGATTGCCGCCGACAGCATGCATTACAGCGGCGATCTGCTGATGAATTCCGCCGTCATCGCGGCCTTGGGCCTGACAGCCTGGACCGGCTGGCCCTATTGGGACCCGATCTTCGCGCTGGGCATCGCCGCCTTCCTGGTCTGGGGTGCCAGCCGCATCGTGCGTGAGGCGCTGGGCGTGCTGATGGATCGCGAATTGCCCGATGGCGACCGGGCGCGCGTGAAGGAAGTGGTCCGCGCCCACAGCCAAACACGCGGCATCCATGATCTGCGCACCCGGTCCACGGGTATCGGCCAGCACATCGAATTCCACCTGGAACTGGACCCGCACCTGACACTGGCCGAAGCCCACGACATCACCGACGAGATCGAGCGTGAACTGCGCGCCGCCTTCCCCAACGCGGAGTTCGCCATCCATCAGGAACCGGCGGGCCTGGAAGATGAACGTCTGGATCACCGCATCCGGCGATAATATTGTCACTGCGGTTTCCAACCTATCCCGATGCACGCCCGCCATGACAGATTCGTGACTGCGCCTGTGTGCCTCGTCACAGGAACATCGGCACGGTCGCATTTATTTTTGTGGAACCTTCGGCGTGTCTGGCGGAATGTGTCCGCTGGTAACCGGGGGCAATCGGCCGGGCATCGCCCGGCCCCAGGGGCGTGTCATGGAGTTCAAGGTTAAGTTCTGGGGCGTGCGCGGGACCTTTCCCTGTGCCTTCGCCTCGCATCTGACCTATGGCGGCAATACCAGCTGCATCGAGGTCACCGTGGGTGGCCGCACGCTGGTGCTGGATGCCGGCACGGGCCTGCGCCCGATGGGCAAGCATTTCCTGCGCGACAATATCCGCAACGCCACCCTGCTGCTCAGCCACGCGCATTGGGACCATATCAACGGCTTCCCCTTCTTCGAACCCGGCTATTGCCCGGATTTCAGCCTGGATATCTTTGCCCGCGACCTGTCGGGCTGCTCCTGCATCGGGGAGGTTCTGACCACCTGCATGGAAAAGCCGCTGTTCCCGGTGCCGCTGACCACCATGCGCGCCAAGATCGGCTTTCAGAACCTGCATGCCGGCGATCAGCTGGACCTCGCCCCCGGTCTGGTGGTGAAGACCGGGGAGCTGAACCATCCCGGCGGGGCCGTCGGCTACCGCATCGAATATGCCGGCAAGTCCTTCTGCTATGTCACCGACACCGAACATGTGCCGGGGCAGCTGGACCAGAATATCCTGCGCCTGATCGAGGGTGCGGACGTGGTCGTCTATGACACGACCTATACGGAGGCGGAATACGCCACCCGTGTCGGCTGGGGCCATTCAACCTGGAACGAGGGTGTGAAGCTGATGGAGGCGGCGGGTGCAAAGCGCCTGTGCCTGTTCCACCACGACCCGGACCATGATGATACGGCCATGGCCGCCATCGAGCGGGAGGCCGCCCAGCGCTTCCCCGGCGCCTTTGCGGCGCGGGAGGGGGTGACGCTGGACATGCTGAACCTGCCGGCGGTGGAAGGGATCGTGGTGGCGGCCTGACGCCCGTCTTACGCCTTCCAGCCCTTTGCCGCTTCCACAAGCTGGTCCACGGCGGTCGACCAGCCGTCGTAGAAGCCCATCTCGGCATGGCTGGCCGCCCCATCGGGCGTCTGGTGCATGGCGCGCGCCGTATACCGCGTACCGCCCAGATGATCCTCAAAAGTGATGTCGGCGGTGAAGGCCACGAAGCCCGGCGTCACGGGCCGGAAACCCGGTGCCATCATGTTGGTGAAGACCAGGCGCTTGCCCTCTTCAATCAGCAGGAAGATGCCGGGATTGTCCGAGACGCCGCCATCCGGCCCCTCCATGCGGGTATAGAATTCCCCGCCGGGCGCCAGGTCCATGCGAACCTCTACCGTCTGCCAGGGACGCGGGCACCACCATTGCTTCAGATGTTCCGGGCTGGTCCAGGCCTTCCAGACCAGGTCGCGCGGCACATCCAGGATACGGGTGATCCCCAGATCGCGGTCGGCGACCAGCACCTGACGTTCCAGCCGTTCCAGCGTCTGATGACCACCGGCCTCCGCCCCGAACTTGCGCTTTTCTTCCAGCGACTCCACCGTGGGGCAGACCATGGTCAGGGTCACCTTGGTCTTGTCCGTCCCAACCTCCTCCAGCCTGATCGACGCATCGAACAGACAATGGTCGGGATCGTCGCCGCCATGTTCATATTCCAGCAGGGACGGCGCTTCGACCCGGCGATAGCGGATCCAGTTCTCAAAATCCTGACCCCATCCATGCATCGTGTAGCGCCAGGTGCCGCCCGGTCGCACATCCATCTCATGCACCGTGGTGGAGAAGCCGTTCGGACCCCAGAACAGGGGAATATGCTTCGGATCGGTCAGCACCTTCCACACCATCGGGCGCGGTGCGTTGAGCGTGCGGGTGATCACCATGCTGCGATCAGCGGGCGGCGGGGTCGTCATCGGTCGATTCCTCCTGTTTCTTCAATATCTGCAAATAGGCGTCCAGCCGGTCGAACCGGGCCTCCCAAACGGCCCGCTGCCGCGCAATCCATTCCCCCGCCGCATCCATCGCGTGGGGTTGAAGCCGGCAGGTGCGCACACGCCCCACCTTTTCCGTCTGAATCAGGCCGCACTCCTCCAGCAGCCGCAGATGCTGCATCAGGCTGGGCAGGGCCATGGTGAAGGGTTTCGCCAGCTCCCCCACACTGGCCGGCCCTTCGGCAAGCCGTTCCAGCACGGCCCGGCGCGACGGGTCGGCCAGGGCGTGGAACATGCGGTCAAGCTGCGTTGGTTCGGTTTGAATGTTAGGCATATGCCTAAGTATCAGGGCAAGGGCGTTGAGGCAACGAAATAGTTTGGAAAGTACCTAACTATTTTCCCTTGCCGCAAATTCCCATGGCCCCGCCGGTTCGGTCGTTGTACGCCAAGGGGACGTCTCACCCCTCCCTACCGGCGCCCATGACCATCCTGATCCTCACCATCTTCGTGCTGGTCTATCTGGGCATGGCCGTCGGCCGCTTCCCCGGATTGCAGATCGACCGGACCGGCATCGCCCTGCTGGGGGCTGTCATCCTGGCTCTGGCCGGGGCCATGCCTGGGGATGCGCTGGGTGCGGCCATCGATTACCCGACCCTGTTCATCCTGCTGGGCTTGATGATCCTGTCGGCGCAGTTCGAACTGGCGGGATTTTATGGCTGGTGCGCCGTCCGGCTGGCGCAGGCGGCGTACAGCCCCGTGGCGTTGCTGGCCCTGGTGGTGGCCGTGGGCGGCGGGCTGTCGGCTGTGCTGGCCAATGATGTCGTGGTCTTCGCCATGACGCCGCTGCTCTGCGCCGGGCTGCTGGCGCGGGGGCTGGACGCGCGGCCCTATCTGATTGCCTTGGCCGGTGCCGCCAATGCCGGATCAGCGGCCACCATCATCGGCAATCCACAGAATATCCTGATCGGACAGTTGGGCCATCTGGATTTCTGGCCGTTCCTGGCGGCCTGCGGCGTGCCGGCCCTGCTGGGTATGGGCTGCGTCTTTGCCACCGTGGCCTTCATCTGGCGCAGGCGGTTGGAAATGGCCGACGCCAGCCCCCTGCCCCTGGCCCCGCCCGATCTGGACCTGTGGCACCTGAAAAAGGCGCTGCTGGCCACCCTGGTGCTGCTGATCTTCTTCGCCACCCCCCTGCCGCAGGAGGAAGGGGTGCTGGCCGTGGCTGCCGCCATGCTGGTCAGCCGCCGGTTTGCCAGCCGGCGCATGTTGGGGCTGGTGGACTGGCACCTGCTGGTGCTGTTCGCGGCCCTGTTCGTGGTGACGGCGGCACTGGCCCGTACCGGCCTGCCGGGGGAGATGGTGGCGGCACTGGCCAGCAGCGGCTGGGCGCTGGACCGGCTGACCGTGCTGGCGCCGCTGTCGCTGGCGGCCAGCAACACCATCGGTAATGTGCCGGCGGTGCTGCTGCTGATGCAGGTCTGGCCCAGCCCACCGGAAGGCGCGCTTTACGCGCTGGCCGTCCTGTCCACCCTGTCGGGCAACCTGCTGCTGCTGGGCAGCCTTGCCAACCTGATCGTGGTGGAACGTGCGGCGGCCAGTGGCGTCACCCTGGGCTTCTGGGAACATGCCAAATGCGGCGTGCCCATGACCCTGTCCTCCATCGCCCTGGCCATCGGATGGCTCTGGGCGATGGGGCATGTGGGGTGGTGATCCTTACGCCGCCTTGGCGTTCACCACACTGTCGAACAGTTCCTGCACCGTCTCGCGCTTCAAATCCTTGACGATGAAGACGATACGGGTGCTCTGGTCAGCCGTCGGCCAGGCGTCAAGCTGGACCGGCGGGTGGAACAGGTGCTGCACGCCATGGATGACGATGGGACGCTCCGCCTCCTCGACATTCAGCAGGCCCTTCACGCGCAGAATGTTATCGCCCTGCGCCTTGGCCACTGTCTCGAAGAAGGTCACCAGCCCGTCCCAGGGCAGCGGCTTTTCCGACCGGATCACGAAGGACGAAATCTTATCATTGTGACGGTTGACGTCATGGTGGTGATGGTCGTGGCCATGCCCATGGTCGTGATCGCAATGGCCATGATCATGGTCGCAATGGCTGTGGTCATGATGCTCGTGCCCATGGTCATGGGCGTGGTGATCATGGCCGTGCCCGTGATCATGTCCATGCTCATGCCCGTGATCATGATGATCATGGGTGCAATGGCCATGGTCATGGTCGCAATGCGCATGGTCGTGATCATGGTGATGATCGTGCCCGCCCTCATAGGCCTCCGCCTTCAACCAGCGCTGCACGTCCAGCGACTTGGTGGCCGGGTTGTACAGGCCCGCATCGAACAGCAGGACCGGCAAACCCTGATCCTTCTGCGCATCGACATGGACCGCACCGGGGTTCAGGTCGTGCAGGCGGCGGCGCAGGGCGTCCACCTTGGCCGCATCAGCAAGATCGGTCTTGGTCAGCACGACGCGGTCGGCCACGGCGGCCTGCTTCAGGCTTTCCTCATGCTCGTCCAGCTGGCCCATGCCATGGACGCTGTCGATGGTCGTCACCACCCCGTCCAGACGGAAGCGCGAGGCGATCAACGGATCGGTCATCAGCGTGTGCAGGATGGGGGCCGGATCGGCCAGGCCCGTCGTCTCGATCACCACGCGGTCGAATTCCGGGATCTCGCCGCGCATGCGCTTCATGTACAGGTCACGCAGCGTCTCGGCCAGGTCGGAGCGAATGGTGCAGCACAGGCAGCCGCTATCCATCAGCACCATGTTCTCGTCCGACTGTTCCACCAGCAGATGGTCCAGCCCGACCTCGCCAAACTCATTGATGACGACGGCGGTGCGCACCATGGCGGGATCGCGGATCAGGCGCGACAGAAGCGTGGTCTTGCCGCTGCCCAAAAACCCGGTCAGGACGGAAATGGGCAGGCGGGGCGGCGGGCTGGGCGGGGTCTGTTGCGTGGACAAGGGAGGATTCCTCGGGCAGAGAAAGGTCGGTTACTTAAACGGACATGTGGGGGACCAACACCCCAATCGTCAATGGTCGCGGCAGTCGGGGCAGATGCCCGTTACTTCAACGGTCTGCCGCTGTACCGTGAAGCCCTGTGCCGCCGCACTGTCGGCGATGGCTGCTGCAATGCCGCGGTCGGTCAGTTCGGTGGCATTGCCGCAGCAGGAGCAGACCAGGAACTGCCCCGTATGCGCCGTACCCGGATCGGGACAGCCGACAAAGGCATTCTGGCTTTCGATCCGGTGGATCAGCCCCTGTTCCAGCAGGAAATCCAGGGCGCGATAGACGGTCAGGGGCGCCACCCGCTTTCCATCCGCCGACAGGTCCTCCAGGATGGCATAGGCGCCGCGCGGCTTGTGGCTGGACCAGACAAGCTCCAGAACCCGCGCCCGCTGCGACGTGAGGCGCACGCCGCGTTCGGTACAGAGCGCATCGGCCCGCGCCAGCGCATCCTTGACGCAGGAGCCATGGTCATGGCGAACGGCATGGTCATGGTGATTATGGGCGTGGGCAGGGCTGGACATGAGAAAGCCTTCGGCAAAGACACTGCCAATGTAGGCAGGCGGACCGCATAAGGAAAGGAGGGTCAGTCCCCTTCCCCCCAGCGCCGCACCCGGCCCGTATCAATATCAAACAGGTCCAGCACGCGCCCGATCGTGTGGTCGACCATGTCGTCCAGGCTTTGCGGCTTGGCATAGAAGGCAGGAACAGGCGGATAGACGATAGCCCCCATCTCCGTCACCGCCGCCATGGAGCGGATATGGCCCAGATGCAGCGGCGTTTCGCGCAGCATCAGCACCAGCCGGCGGCGTTCCTTCAACACCACATCGGCGGCCCGGGTCAGCAGGGAACTGGTCACCCCCGACGCGATCTCTGACAGGGACCGCACCGAACAGGGGGCCACGATCATGCCCATGGTGCGGAAACTGCCCGACGAAATCGCAGCCCCAATATCGGTGATGGAATAATTGATATCGGCCAGCGCGCGGATATCCGCGACCTTCAGCCCCGACTCGTGCGCAGAGGTCACCTCCGCAGACCTGCTCATTACGAGGTGGGATTCGATGCCCAGCCGGCGTAACGTTTCAAGCAGGCGTATGCCGTAAACAATGCCCGACGCCCCGCTGATCCCGACGATCATCCGTCGGGGCGGTGTCGATGCCGGGTACTGGTCAGGACCGGAAGAACCGGCCGGCTGTGGGAGGATATCTGCCATGGAGGTGATGTAGCGCCCCCGATGGTTTTCGTCCAGGGTGGGCAATCCCCCTCTCGAAAAACCCCACCACCCTATCCATATGCATAGAGCCACAGGTTACGATTCCATGTCAGGATCGTGACCCATGTTTTGTCCATCAGGAAAGGTCAAGCCGCGTTTCAGGTACCAACAATCAGACAGGTCCGTTGTTCCATCGTTCAAGAAGGAGAGGCCGTATGTTGTTCCCCGAGCGTGTTGAATCGCTGCGTACCAAGCACGAGAACCTGGACCGGGAGGTGCGCATGGAATCGCGCCGTCCCATGCCCGACACAACGACCCTGACCCGCCTGAAAATGGAGAAATTGCGCGTGAAGGAGGAAATGGACCGTCTGGCCCGCGCCTGACGGCATTTCCGGCCCCGAACGGCCAGAAGAAAGGCCCCTGTCCGCGATGCGGACGGGGGCTTTTGTCATATACCAGCGGCTTGAAATACCGGCTCATCGGCATTTCAAGCTTCGGCGGCACGATACGCTGGCGCACGCGCATCAGGTTCAACCCACGGCACCACAGTTGGAATGTACCGACGTGACAGGCACGTCCGACTGGATGACGACAGCCATGGACCCGACGCCCTCCTGGCGTGTCAGCCGGGCCGTGAAGACATAGGCAACTCCCTCCGACGTCACGGACAGGAACGCCTTTACGTCCGAGGGCGCGCGCGGTTGGCCTGGGCGCCAGGATTCCCCGATGAAGCCGGCCTGCACAAGATAGTAATATCGCCCTTCAACATAGGGTATTGCCAGCTTCACCAGATCCCTCTGGTTCAGGGCGCGGAGGTTTTGTGCCTCGACAATGCCCAAATAGGCTTCCTGATGCTCCTCAGGAACCACGATCGCCTTGAACTCGCCCTTCAGCCATACCGTATCCATCGGAGGGCGGTCCCGCTCGCACATTACTGGCGTCGTAAGAGTAGCGGCAAGGAGAAGGCCAGACAGAAGCATGGGATTCTCGTGGATGAAAGGTTGGGACACCGTATGGCAAATCCCGATGAGTGAAATCACCAGAATTTGCCGTAACGATAACCTCTGACATGTGGCCAGGGGCCGACATCAATTTATGCCGCAGGCTTTGAGCGCGTCCTGGATCATCTCACTCCGCACGTGCTTTGCTGTGGCAGTCGCCCCCGTGCCAACGTCAAGATTTCATGACATTGTTGTTATCCGACAGGTACACCTGCCCGCCCTTCTCCTTGAACGCCGCAGACATGGCCGCCATCCCCTCCTGCGCCGCCGCGTAATCGCGCACTTCCTGCGTGATCTTCATGGAGCAGAATTTCGGCCCGCACATGGAGCAGAAATGCGCCAGCTTGGCCCCTTCGGCGGGCAGGGTCTGGTCGTGATATTTTTCCGCCGTCTCCGGGTCCAGGGACAGGTTGAACTGGTCGCGCCAGCGGAACTCAAACCGGGCGCGGGACAGCGCGTCATCGCGTTCCTGTGCCCCCGGATGGCCCTTGGCCAGATCGGCGGCGTGGGCGGCCAGCTTATAGGTGATCACGCCCACCTTCACATCGTCGCGGTCAGGCAGGCCCAGATGTTCCTTGGGCGTGACATAGCAAAGCATGGAGGTGCCGAACCAGCCGATCATGGCGGCACCGATGCCGCTGGTGATATGGTCATATCCCGGCGCGATGTCGGTGGTCAGCGGCCCCAGCGTGTAGAAGGGGGCCTCGCCGCAGACCTTCAACTGCTTGTCCATATTGGCCTTGATCTTGTGCATGGGCACATGGCCCGGCCCCTCGATCATCACCTGCACATCATGCTTCCAGGCGATCTGCGTCAGTTCGCCCAGCGTGTCCAACTCCGCAAACTGCGCCGCGTCATTTGCATCGGCGATGCTGCCAGGGCGCAGACCGTCGCCCAGGGAGAAGGCGATATCATAGGCCTTCATGATCTCGCAGATTTCCTCAAAATGCGTGTAGAGGAAGTTCTCCTTGTGATGGGCCAGGCACCATTTGGCCATGATGGAGCCACCCCGGCTGACGATGCCCGTCACCCGTTTGGCCGTCAGCGGGATATGGGCCAGGCGCACGCCGGCATGGATGGTGAAATAATCCACCCCCTGTTCGGCCTGCTCAATCAGCGTGTCGCGGAACAGCTCCCAGGTCAGGTCCTCAGCCTTGCCACCCACCTTTTCCAACGCCTGATAGATCGGCACGGTGCCGATGGGGACCGGTGAATTACGGATGATCCATTCGCGGATCGTGTGGATATTACGGCCCGTGGACAGGTCCATGACCGTATCCGCACCCCAGCGGATGGCCCAGACGAGTTTGTCCACCTCATCCGCGACCGATGATGTCACTGCCGAATTGCCGATATTGGCGTTGATCTTCACCAGGAAGTTCCGGCCGATGATCATCGGCTCCGTCTCCGGGTGGTTGATATTGTTGGGGATGATAGCGCGGCCGCGCGCAATCTCATCCCGCACGAATTCCGGCGTCACATAGTCGGGGATCGACGCCCCGAAATCCTCCCCATCGCGCGCCACCTGTTCGGCCAGACGCTGCCGGCCCAGATTCTCGCGGATGGCGACATATTCCATCTCCGGCGTGATGATGCCTTTGCGGGCGTAATGAAGCTGGCTGACATTGGCACCGGCCTTGGCACGCAGGGGCCGGCGGGCGGCCCGGTCAAACAGCGGTACCGGGCTTTCCTGCCCCTCGCGCAGGCCATTATCCTCCGGCTTCACCTGCCGCCCGTCATAGGCCTCTACATCGCCGCGCGCTTCCACCCAGGACCGGCGCAGTTCGGGCAGGCCTAATCGGATATCGGTACGGATGGCGGGGTCGGTGTAGGGGCCGGACGGGTCATAGACGCGCACCGGCGGCTCATTGGCACTGGGCGACAGGTCGATCTCGCGCATGGCCACGCGAAGGTCGGCAAAGCGCTCTCCCGCGACATGTACCTTGCGGCTGGCGGGCAGCGGGCCGGTGGTCACGCGGAATTCGGGATCGGTAATGTTTGTATCTGGCATCTGGACCTCCCTTGATATGGAGATCCGGGTTTGCGCACGGGGTGCGGCGGCAATGTTGGGGCAAACGGGGCCCCTATGCTTCCATCCCTACGCCGGTACGACCCGGATCAGGTTCGAAGGGTTCCCGCGCCGGTGCCGCCATCAATGGCGGTCCATGCGGTGTCTCAGCCCCTTGCCGGGGTTCCCCTTGGACGGGGGGAAGGTGCGGGATGATGGGGGCAGGTGTCAAGGGTGGGTAGTTCAGGGGACGAACAAATGAAAAGCCCCGGCCCACCATGCAGGTGGACCGGGGCCCTACAATTCACCGGTGATGCGGTGATCCTTACTGCCCACCTTCCAGCGACAGGGCCAGGAAGGTCTGCTCGCCGCGGCGTTCGACCAGCAGCAGCACGGCCTTCTGGCCGGCGGTCTTGGCCTTGGTCACGCGGTCCTGCACCTCGGCGGGGGTGGTCACCGGTTGCTGGCTGACCTCCAGCACCACATCGCCGGGGCGCAACTGACGCGACTGCGGCGGGGCGTTGGGGTTGACCTTGGTGATGACCACGCCCTTGGTGCCTTCGGCCAGCTCAAACTGCTTGCGCAGGTCCGGGGAGATGGAAGAGACGGTGAGGCCCAGCGCATCCACCTGCTGCTGAACGGCACCCTTACCGGGGGCCTGTTCCTCTGCTGCACCCTCTTCCTCGGCGGCGGCGGGTTCTTCGGGGAATTCGGCCAGGGCAACGGTCACATTCACGGGCGTGCCCTTGCGGGAAATGCCGACATTGACCTTGGTACCCACCGGCGTGCCGGCCACCATGCGCGGCAGGGTGCGGTTATTGGCCACTTCCTTACCGTCGAAGGTCAGGATGACATCGCCGGGCTTCAGACCGGCCTCGGCGGCGGGGCTGCCCTCTGTCACGGTGCCGACCAGGGCGCCCTTGTGATGGGCCAGACCCATGCTTTCGGCGATCTCCGGGGTCACCGACTGGATCTGCACGCCCAGCCAGCCACGGCGCACCTTGCCGGCCTTACGGATTTCCTCAATCACGGTGCGGGCCATGCTGGATGGGATGGCAAAGCCAATGCCGACCGAACCGCCCGTGCGGCTGTAGATCGCCGAATTGATGCCAACCACGTCGCCGGCCAGATTAACCAGCGGGCCACCGGAATTGCCCTGGTTGATGGCGGCGTCGGTCTGGATGAAATCGTCAAAGCGACCGGCGCCGATATCACGGGCGCGGGCCGACACGATACCGGCGGTGACGGTACCGCCCAGGCCGAATGGATTGCCGATGGCCACGACCCAGTCGCCAACCTTCAGCACATCGCTGTCACCCCATTTCAGGGCCGTCAACTTCTGCTTGGCTTCCACCTTCAACAGGGCCAGATCGGTCTCCTTGTCGGTGCCGATCAACTTGGCCTTCAATTCCGTCTGGTCGGCATCCTGGAAGATGACGGTGATCTCGTCCGCCCCCTCAATCACGTGGTTGTTGGTGACGATGTAACCCGACGCATCGATGATGAAGCCCGACCCCAGCGACTGCGCCTTGCGCGGGGCGCCCTGGCCCTGCTGCTGACGCTCCAGGAAGTCGCGGAAGAATTCTTCCATCGGCGAGCCGGGGGGGAAGTCGGGCATGGGCACAGCACCGCGACCACCCGGCTTGTTCTGGATCGTCTGGCTGGTCGAGATATTGACCACCGACGGCAGCGTCTTTTCGGCCAGCGGCGCGAAACTGTCGGGCGCGCCGCGCTGGGCCAGGGCCGGCGGGGTAAAGATCAGGGCGGCGGTCACCGCCAGCAGCGACAACAGGCCGGCCACGCGGCCTTCCCGGACGGCGGCCCCGGCAGGGGCGCAGGCGGAACGGGAACGGAAGGCGTCGATCACGTCAATCTCCAGGGGCCGGTCATCCGCGCCCACACCCCGGGGCACGCATCGGCACGCCGGCCCGAAAGGGGCGCACCGACAGCCAAGGAATATAGCGTGAAAGCCCGTCTTGCGAAGCATTCCTTCGTAACAGGCGGATGGTCTTGGGTGCGAAAGCGGCCCTATCCGCGAATGGCGCCCACGGCCACGACACCCAGGATGGCGGCACCCAGGCCGATCCGGCGCAGCATCACCGGTTCCATGCCTGTAATGCGCTGGGCCATGTCCCGCATGGAATTGGGTGCCACGGCATAAAGCAGGCCCTCAATCACGAAGACCAGGGCCAATGCGGTCAGGAAATCGGTCACGGAAGGTGTCCGGAAAAGGAGGGGGCGCGGGGCGGTCAAAAACCGCCCCGCGCAAGGCAACATCACCGCTTGGTCACGGTGCCCGTGCTGTTGAAGTAGCGGAAGAACTCGCTATCCGGTGACAGGACCATCTGCGTGTTATCACCCTTCATGGAAGCCTTATAGGCGTCCAAAGACCGGTAGAAGGAATAGAAATCCGGATTCTTGTTCGCGGATT
Proteins encoded in this region:
- the pdxH gene encoding pyridoxamine 5'-phosphate oxidase, whose amino-acid sequence is MTLENATDPFAQFRAWFAEAETAEINDPNAMSVATVGANGRPSVRILLLKGLDDRGFTFYTNTQSRKGDQLEATHFAALTFHWKSLRRQVRIEGPVERVTDAEADAYFASRPRGSRIGAWASQQSRPLDSRATLEQAVADTEARFDGGEVPRPPHWTGFRVVPDRIEFWQDREYRLHDRILFTRAGEGEWAKGRLYP
- a CDS encoding cation diffusion facilitator family transporter, giving the protein MVAGTGDATDKYRRWATYASVTVALILIAAKLASYMATGAVAILSSLMDSSVDLLASIVTLLGVAQALRAPDTTHRFGHGKAEPLAALAQAAFVAGSGVFLGYEGVGRLAEPRPVENAELGIATMVFAIVMTGLLLLVQRWVIRRTKSMAIAADSMHYSGDLLMNSAVIAALGLTAWTGWPYWDPIFALGIAAFLVWGASRIVREALGVLMDRELPDGDRARVKEVVRAHSQTRGIHDLRTRSTGIGQHIEFHLELDPHLTLAEAHDITDEIERELRAAFPNAEFAIHQEPAGLEDERLDHRIRR
- a CDS encoding MBL fold metallo-hydrolase, which codes for MEFKVKFWGVRGTFPCAFASHLTYGGNTSCIEVTVGGRTLVLDAGTGLRPMGKHFLRDNIRNATLLLSHAHWDHINGFPFFEPGYCPDFSLDIFARDLSGCSCIGEVLTTCMEKPLFPVPLTTMRAKIGFQNLHAGDQLDLAPGLVVKTGELNHPGGAVGYRIEYAGKSFCYVTDTEHVPGQLDQNILRLIEGADVVVYDTTYTEAEYATRVGWGHSTWNEGVKLMEAAGAKRLCLFHHDPDHDDTAMAAIEREAAQRFPGAFAAREGVTLDMLNLPAVEGIVVAA
- a CDS encoding SRPBCC domain-containing protein, whose product is MTTPPPADRSMVITRTLNAPRPMVWKVLTDPKHIPLFWGPNGFSTTVHEMDVRPGGTWRYTMHGWGQDFENWIRYRRVEAPSLLEYEHGGDDPDHCLFDASIRLEEVGTDKTKVTLTMVCPTVESLEEKRKFGAEAGGHQTLERLERQVLVADRDLGITRILDVPRDLVWKAWTSPEHLKQWWCPRPWQTVEVRMDLAPGGEFYTRMEGPDGGVSDNPGIFLLIEEGKRLVFTNMMAPGFRPVTPGFVAFTADITFEDHLGGTRYTARAMHQTPDGAASHAEMGFYDGWSTAVDQLVEAAKGWKA
- a CDS encoding SLC13 family permease — translated: MTILILTIFVLVYLGMAVGRFPGLQIDRTGIALLGAVILALAGAMPGDALGAAIDYPTLFILLGLMILSAQFELAGFYGWCAVRLAQAAYSPVALLALVVAVGGGLSAVLANDVVVFAMTPLLCAGLLARGLDARPYLIALAGAANAGSAATIIGNPQNILIGQLGHLDFWPFLAACGVPALLGMGCVFATVAFIWRRRLEMADASPLPLAPPDLDLWHLKKALLATLVLLIFFATPLPQEEGVLAVAAAMLVSRRFASRRMLGLVDWHLLVLFAALFVVTAALARTGLPGEMVAALASSGWALDRLTVLAPLSLAASNTIGNVPAVLLLMQVWPSPPEGALYALAVLSTLSGNLLLLGSLANLIVVERAAASGVTLGFWEHAKCGVPMTLSSIALAIGWLWAMGHVGW
- a CDS encoding CobW family GTP-binding protein, giving the protein MSTQQTPPSPPPRLPISVLTGFLGSGKTTLLSRLIRDPAMVRTAVVINEFGEVGLDHLLVEQSDENMVLMDSGCLCCTIRSDLAETLRDLYMKRMRGEIPEFDRVVIETTGLADPAPILHTLMTDPLIASRFRLDGVVTTIDSVHGMGQLDEHEESLKQAAVADRVVLTKTDLADAAKVDALRRRLHDLNPGAVHVDAQKDQGLPVLLFDAGLYNPATKSLDVQRWLKAEAYEGGHDHHHDHDHAHCDHDHGHCTHDHHDHGHEHGHDHGHGHDHHAHDHGHEHHDHSHCDHDHGHCDHDHGHGHDHHHHDVNRHNDKISSFVIRSEKPLPWDGLVTFFETVAKAQGDNILRVKGLLNVEEAERPIVIHGVQHLFHPPVQLDAWPTADQSTRIVFIVKDLKRETVQELFDSVVNAKAA
- a CDS encoding ArsR/SmtB family transcription factor, with the translated sequence MFHALADPSRRAVLERLAEGPASVGELAKPFTMALPSLMQHLRLLEECGLIQTEKVGRVRTCRLQPHAMDAAGEWIARQRAVWEARFDRLDAYLQILKKQEESTDDDPAAR
- a CDS encoding Fur family transcriptional regulator; the encoded protein is MSSPAHAHNHHDHAVRHDHGSCVKDALARADALCTERGVRLTSQRARVLELVWSSHKPRGAYAILEDLSADGKRVAPLTVYRALDFLLEQGLIHRIESQNAFVGCPDPGTAHTGQFLVCSCCGNATELTDRGIAAAIADSAAAQGFTVQRQTVEVTGICPDCRDH